In a genomic window of Gloeothece verrucosa PCC 7822:
- a CDS encoding SMP-30/gluconolactonase/LRE family protein, producing MPEAIEIYDDRMVSLMGQVNVVEKIADSAVWSEGPVYIQEDDSIIWSDAHGNRLLRWSVKDGVTVLRDPSDYQSGNYRDKEGRIVACSSGLRAIIRQEHDGEWKILVDRYQNKRLNSPNDLVVKSDGTIWFTDPTYGITEPNQGYGGEQEQPGCFVYRFEPKSGEIEAVVTDMIRPNGLAFSPDEKLLYVSDTASHNIPDAPHHIRVYEVIEGRQIANGRVFAVIEPGEPDGFRIDAQGNIFTSSSDSVQVYAPDGTRLGKIPVPETCTNMTFGGPKGDRLFITAGHSLYAIDLNTHG from the coding sequence ATGCCTGAAGCAATTGAAATTTATGACGATCGTATGGTTTCACTGATGGGCCAGGTTAACGTAGTCGAAAAAATTGCTGATAGTGCTGTATGGAGTGAAGGCCCTGTTTATATCCAAGAAGACGATAGTATAATTTGGAGTGACGCTCACGGAAATCGCTTATTACGTTGGAGTGTAAAAGATGGCGTAACTGTATTACGTGACCCTTCTGACTATCAAAGTGGTAACTATCGAGATAAGGAGGGGAGAATTGTTGCTTGTTCATCAGGTTTACGGGCAATTATTCGTCAAGAACATGATGGTGAGTGGAAAATATTAGTAGATCGCTATCAAAATAAACGTTTAAATAGTCCAAATGATTTAGTCGTCAAAAGTGACGGTACAATCTGGTTTACCGATCCCACCTATGGAATCACTGAACCAAATCAAGGTTACGGCGGAGAACAAGAACAACCTGGATGTTTTGTCTATCGTTTTGAACCAAAATCAGGAGAAATTGAGGCAGTTGTAACGGATATGATACGTCCTAATGGTTTAGCCTTTAGTCCAGATGAAAAGCTTTTGTATGTGTCCGATACTGCCTCCCATAATATTCCTGATGCCCCTCATCACATCCGTGTCTATGAGGTGATAGAAGGTCGTCAAATAGCTAATGGTCGTGTTTTTGCGGTTATTGAACCGGGTGAACCCGATGGATTTCGCATAGATGCACAGGGCAATATTTTTACTAGCTCCTCTGATAGTGTACAGGTCTATGCTCCTGATGGCACTCGTCTAGGAAAAATTCCGGTTCCAGAGACTTGTACCAATATGACGTTTGGCGGACCTAAAGGCGATCGCCTTTTTATTACTGCCGGACATTCATTATATGCGATCGACCTTAACACTCATGGCTAG
- a CDS encoding HPP family protein gives MKQHQSTIQPLQKHSLRSRLNWKGELIMATAPTLVILAVLALVEVLSRQRLLFASLASSAFLIYLDPQHATNTVRTLVIAQTMAAIIGFIAFLILGSGYISGGVAMIITIILMILLNVMHPPAVSTSLSFALRAGNESNLILFGLAVGVTAVLVGLERLALWLLIHLGNQ, from the coding sequence ATGAAGCAGCACCAGTCTACTATCCAACCTTTACAAAAGCATTCTCTCCGAAGTCGTTTAAATTGGAAGGGAGAGTTAATCATGGCTACTGCTCCAACGCTGGTTATTTTAGCAGTCTTAGCTTTGGTAGAGGTTTTAAGCCGCCAACGGTTATTATTTGCTTCTCTTGCTTCTAGTGCTTTTTTAATATATCTAGACCCACAACACGCCACTAATACGGTTCGCACTTTAGTCATTGCTCAAACTATGGCCGCCATCATCGGTTTTATCGCTTTTTTAATTTTAGGATCGGGTTATATATCAGGGGGAGTTGCCATGATTATCACCATTATTTTGATGATCTTGTTGAATGTGATGCACCCTCCCGCCGTTTCTACTTCTTTAAGTTTTGCCTTGAGAGCAGGTAATGAAAGTAATTTAATTTTGTTCGGGTTGGCAGTAGGTGTTACTGCGGTTTTAGTTGGATTAGAACGCTTGGCACTTTGGCTTTTAATTCATTTAGGAAATCAATAA
- a CDS encoding DUF1622 domain-containing protein: protein MNQKSSQNTWVNLLLPLALIIGLVLLLSLNVEGGDTGEGALISPLESWLKVIVGYLAAGAEIAAALVIGGAVIRGIWTYLQLFFFRSRPHFDATEGIRLQLGRVLALGLEFTVASDILRTAVAPTRQDILNLGAIVLLRTLLNYFLEREIEQGEQKRSLDREPKIMENNR, encoded by the coding sequence ATGAACCAAAAATCGTCGCAAAATACTTGGGTTAACTTATTACTGCCTTTAGCACTCATCATAGGGCTAGTTTTGCTCTTGAGTTTGAATGTAGAAGGAGGAGACACAGGGGAAGGAGCATTAATTAGCCCTTTGGAGTCGTGGTTAAAGGTAATTGTGGGTTATTTAGCGGCAGGAGCAGAAATTGCCGCAGCACTGGTAATTGGAGGAGCCGTAATTAGAGGTATTTGGACTTATCTACAATTGTTTTTCTTTCGTTCTAGACCCCATTTTGATGCTACCGAAGGAATTCGCTTACAATTGGGACGAGTGTTAGCTTTAGGGCTAGAATTTACGGTTGCTAGTGATATTTTACGCACAGCAGTAGCACCAACTCGTCAAGATATTCTCAATTTGGGAGCGATCGTTTTACTGAGAACTTTATTAAATTATTTTCTAGAACGAGAAATAGAACAGGGAGAACAAAAGCGTTCATTAGATCGAGAGCCAAAAATAATGGAAAATAACCGATGA
- a CDS encoding SDR family oxidoreductase: MSSQNSQPPFFSQQQEVLKKNIFKKASRRQILGGLSIGFVAAQVAPAVAQQSSTLANRQETTSQEIPNQSMKQNPVNQYPSPPFPRQPQKPPGLASEMTPRPDHGETSYEGTGRLIGRKALITGGDSGIGRAAAIAFAREGADVAINYLPVEEPDAREVIQLIESAGRKAIAIPGDIREESFCNQLVATAVRELGGLDILVNNAGKQQSVDSIKDLTTEQFDSTFKTNVYAMFWITKAAMSHLKPGASIINTSSVQAYDPSANLLDYSQTKSAIVAFTKSLAKQLAQQGIRVNAVAPGPYWTPLQVSGGQPQSKIEQFGSDSPMGRPGQPAELAPIYVLLASSESSYATGQVYGAAGGSGNP; the protein is encoded by the coding sequence ATGAGTTCACAAAATTCGCAGCCACCATTTTTCTCTCAACAGCAAGAGGTATTAAAAAAAAATATTTTCAAAAAAGCCTCACGCCGTCAAATTCTAGGCGGTCTATCTATTGGTTTTGTTGCAGCACAAGTAGCACCAGCCGTCGCGCAACAGTCATCTACCCTAGCAAACCGACAAGAGACAACTAGCCAGGAAATACCTAACCAGTCCATGAAACAGAACCCAGTTAACCAATATCCAAGTCCACCTTTTCCGCGACAACCACAAAAACCGCCCGGTCTTGCCAGCGAGATGACACCACGCCCCGATCACGGTGAAACCAGTTATGAAGGTACTGGACGGCTAATCGGACGTAAAGCACTGATTACAGGGGGCGACTCTGGTATTGGTCGGGCAGCCGCGATCGCCTTTGCTCGAGAAGGGGCTGATGTTGCTATCAACTATTTGCCTGTCGAAGAGCCAGATGCCCGTGAGGTGATTCAATTGATTGAATCAGCAGGACGCAAGGCAATAGCAATTCCTGGCGATATTCGAGAAGAAAGCTTTTGTAATCAGCTTGTTGCTACCGCAGTGCGCGAACTGGGTGGACTGGACATTCTGGTCAACAATGCCGGTAAACAGCAGTCTGTTGACTCGATAAAAGATCTAACAACAGAACAGTTCGACTCAACATTCAAAACAAACGTTTACGCCATGTTTTGGATTACCAAAGCGGCTATGTCCCATCTAAAGCCTGGTGCAAGCATCATCAATACTTCCTCAGTCCAAGCCTATGACCCTAGCGCGAACCTGCTCGACTATTCCCAGACTAAATCAGCGATCGTGGCTTTTACTAAGTCACTAGCCAAACAACTTGCCCAGCAGGGTATCCGTGTGAATGCAGTTGCACCCGGACCTTACTGGACACCACTTCAAGTTAGTGGCGGTCAACCGCAGAGTAAAATTGAGCAGTTTGGTAGTGATTCACCGATGGGTCGTCCCGGACAACCCGCAGAACTTGCCCCCATTTATGTACTTCTTGCCTCTTCCGAGTCGAGCTACGCGACAGGACAAGTTTATGGCGCGGCAGGCGGAAGCGGGAATCCTTAA
- a CDS encoding DoxX family protein, whose translation MIDVIAIINVADSPVYWFSSLNPVYPGGFLGVIFLILRASVGFLFMIHGYPKLIHLREWANSIKKPAWLCFISAFTMFFGGVALVLGFFTFLATLPIFCSMVFAIYLHIAQGKPFVARDPYLIPNDQYQGPQGKGEPPTWEKAYMYCVMLITIMFIGPGAFSLDALIFS comes from the coding sequence ATGATTGATGTAATTGCCATTATTAATGTCGCCGATTCTCCCGTATATTGGTTTAGTTCGCTTAATCCTGTCTATCCAGGCGGCTTTTTAGGAGTAATTTTTTTAATACTAAGAGCGAGTGTCGGTTTCTTATTTATGATACATGGCTACCCTAAGTTGATCCATCTGAGAGAGTGGGCTAATTCTATCAAAAAACCCGCTTGGTTGTGCTTTATCTCAGCTTTTACTATGTTTTTTGGGGGTGTTGCCTTAGTTTTAGGATTTTTTACCTTTTTAGCGACTCTCCCGATTTTCTGTTCAATGGTATTTGCCATATATTTACACATTGCCCAAGGCAAACCTTTTGTTGCTCGTGACCCCTATTTAATTCCCAATGATCAATATCAAGGGCCTCAAGGAAAAGGAGAACCGCCAACCTGGGAAAAAGCATATATGTATTGTGTGATGTTAATTACCATCATGTTTATTGGCCCTGGTGCGTTTTCTTTGGATGCTTTAATTTTTAGTTAA
- a CDS encoding GMC oxidoreductase, which yields MNQNEHYDVIIIGTGAGGGTLAHRLAPTRKKILVLERGDFLPREKENWDAKEVYQKERYQTDEHWYDSEGKPFQPQMCYWVGGNTKHYGAALFRRRERDFEKVIHKGGISPEWELKYQDFEPYYTQAEKLYEVHGERGKDPTEPPSSADYPYPPVSHEPDMQELADGIEKLGYHPFHIPLGIKLNEKDPINSPCIRCDTFDGYPCLVNGKADADINAVRPAHLTYPNVTLLTKAKVLKLHTSASGKEITSVETDVDGEIRHFRGDIVVVACGSINSAALLLRSANDRQPHGLANSSQQVGRNFTKQNEVALLALHFEPNNARFQKTIAVSDFYWGEPDYPYPMGLVQNTGNVLAQMIPAEAPPLLKPVTKLIPGYELHLIAERSVGWWLQIEDLPDPNNRVRVVGDKIHLDYQPNNTETVERLIHRWTSVMKSIHRNAMHVIPFSAYPRHMIPLQVVAHQCGTCVFGSDPKTSVLNLNCRTHDIDNLYVVDSSFFPSQAGVNPTLTIMANALRVGEHLEERLK from the coding sequence ATGAACCAAAACGAACACTACGATGTAATTATTATTGGTACGGGGGCAGGAGGTGGCACTTTAGCCCATCGACTTGCGCCCACCCGAAAAAAAATCTTAGTCCTTGAAAGAGGTGATTTTCTCCCCAGAGAAAAAGAAAATTGGGATGCAAAAGAAGTTTATCAAAAAGAACGCTATCAAACTGACGAACATTGGTATGATTCAGAAGGAAAACCTTTTCAACCACAAATGTGCTACTGGGTAGGAGGTAATACTAAACATTATGGAGCCGCTTTATTTAGGCGCAGAGAACGAGATTTTGAAAAAGTTATTCACAAAGGAGGTATTTCACCAGAATGGGAATTAAAGTATCAAGATTTTGAACCCTATTATACTCAAGCTGAAAAGCTTTATGAAGTGCATGGAGAGCGAGGAAAAGATCCCACAGAACCCCCGTCAAGTGCTGACTATCCCTATCCTCCCGTTAGTCATGAACCAGATATGCAGGAACTGGCCGATGGAATCGAAAAATTAGGCTATCATCCTTTTCATATACCATTAGGGATCAAATTAAACGAAAAAGATCCTATTAATAGTCCTTGTATTCGTTGTGATACTTTTGATGGTTATCCCTGTTTAGTTAATGGTAAAGCGGATGCTGATATTAATGCAGTCAGACCGGCTCATCTAACTTATCCTAATGTTACCCTATTAACTAAAGCCAAAGTTCTCAAATTACACACCAGTGCTTCAGGAAAAGAAATTACTTCTGTTGAAACAGATGTTGATGGGGAAATACGTCATTTTAGGGGAGATATTGTAGTCGTTGCTTGTGGTAGTATTAACTCTGCCGCTTTACTTTTACGCTCTGCAAACGATCGACAACCTCATGGATTAGCTAATAGTTCCCAACAGGTAGGGCGCAACTTTACAAAGCAAAACGAGGTCGCTTTATTAGCGCTTCATTTTGAACCCAATAATGCCCGCTTTCAAAAAACTATTGCTGTTAGTGACTTTTATTGGGGTGAGCCAGATTATCCTTATCCTATGGGGTTAGTACAAAATACCGGCAATGTTTTAGCTCAAATGATTCCCGCAGAAGCACCTCCTTTGTTAAAACCTGTAACAAAATTGATTCCAGGTTATGAACTACATTTAATTGCTGAACGCTCGGTAGGATGGTGGTTACAAATAGAGGATTTACCCGATCCTAATAATCGAGTACGAGTTGTTGGGGATAAAATTCATCTAGATTACCAACCTAACAATACCGAAACAGTTGAGCGGCTAATTCATCGCTGGACATCCGTCATGAAATCCATCCACCGCAATGCCATGCACGTGATTCCTTTTAGCGCTTATCCGAGACACATGATTCCTTTACAGGTAGTCGCTCATCAATGCGGAACCTGTGTCTTTGGCAGCGATCCGAAAACTTCTGTTTTAAATTTAAACTGTAGAACACACGATATAGATAATCTCTATGTCGTAGACTCCAGTTTCTTTCCTTCTCAAGCGGGAGTTAACCCCACCCTAACTATAATGGCTAATGCCTTGCGGGTGGGCGAGCATTTAGAAGAACGTTTAAAATGA
- a CDS encoding zinc-dependent alcohol dehydrogenase → MKAIVFHGIGDIRLDNVPDPKIEQPTDAIIRLTASAICGTDLHMIRGTFSGMKEGTILGHEGVGIVEEIGTNVRNLKKGDRVVVPSTIGCGYCSYCRTGYYSQCDNANPNGSAAGTAFFGGPKETGPFQGLQAEYARIPYANVGLIKLPKNVSDDQAILLSDIFPTAYFGADIAEITPGDTVAIFGCGPVGQFAIASAKLFGAGRIIAVDTIASRLEMAKAQGAEIIDFNAEDPVEIIKQLTGGIGVDRVIDAVGVDAVSPNTGPAAQQAQQFTEEFERQQKQVAPQTNPQNGNWHPGNAPSIVLDWAVQALAKAGTLSIIGVYPPTHRFFPIGMAMNKNLTINMGNCNHRKYIPFLVDRVNSGMLDPTKILTQVEPLISAIDAYKAFDKRQPGWIKVELVPGRN, encoded by the coding sequence ATGAAAGCAATAGTATTTCACGGAATAGGTGATATCCGTTTGGATAACGTACCTGATCCTAAAATAGAACAACCCACTGATGCGATTATTCGCTTAACAGCCAGTGCTATTTGTGGCACGGATTTACACATGATTCGAGGCACTTTTTCAGGCATGAAAGAAGGAACTATTCTTGGACATGAAGGAGTTGGTATTGTCGAAGAAATAGGAACTAATGTTCGTAATCTCAAAAAGGGCGATCGCGTCGTCGTTCCTTCTACAATTGGCTGTGGTTACTGTTCTTACTGTCGCACAGGATATTATTCTCAGTGCGATAATGCTAATCCTAATGGTTCAGCCGCAGGAACAGCCTTTTTTGGCGGTCCCAAGGAGACAGGCCCGTTTCAAGGATTACAAGCCGAGTATGCTCGTATTCCTTATGCTAATGTAGGATTAATCAAGCTTCCAAAGAATGTAAGCGACGATCAAGCTATTTTATTATCGGATATCTTTCCGACTGCTTATTTTGGAGCCGATATCGCTGAAATTACACCCGGAGATACAGTCGCTATTTTTGGTTGTGGTCCAGTCGGTCAGTTTGCCATCGCCAGTGCTAAATTATTTGGCGCAGGACGAATTATTGCTGTTGATACCATAGCATCACGCTTAGAAATGGCAAAAGCGCAGGGTGCAGAAATCATCGATTTTAACGCTGAAGATCCTGTTGAAATTATCAAACAATTAACAGGAGGGATTGGAGTTGACCGGGTGATTGATGCGGTAGGCGTGGATGCAGTATCACCTAACACCGGACCCGCCGCACAACAAGCTCAACAATTTACCGAAGAGTTTGAGCGACAGCAAAAACAGGTTGCTCCACAAACCAACCCTCAAAATGGAAACTGGCATCCTGGCAATGCGCCCTCAATAGTATTAGACTGGGCTGTACAAGCTCTAGCCAAAGCCGGAACCCTTTCAATTATCGGTGTTTATCCCCCTACACATCGCTTTTTCCCCATCGGTATGGCGATGAATAAAAATTTAACGATTAACATGGGCAACTGTAATCACCGCAAGTATATTCCTTTTCTGGTTGATCGGGTTAATTCTGGAATGCTAGACCCGACAAAAATTTTGACTCAAGTCGAACCCCTTATTTCAGCTATTGATGCTTACAAAGCTTTTGACAAAAGGCAGCCGGGCTGGATTAAAGTCGAGTTAGTTCCTGGCCGAAATTAA